The Anas acuta chromosome 2, bAnaAcu1.1, whole genome shotgun sequence genome contains a region encoding:
- the IGFBP1 gene encoding insulin-like growth factor-binding protein 1, producing MSSLRALLHRCWLPSLLLPALLGPRLAAGVALQPVHCAPCTQEKLALCPPVAPGCPEAARQPGCGCCQTCALGPGQPCGVYTARCRQGLRCHVPAGEPRPLSALIRGHGTCLPASEAGGMRAAELTDSIEPEDIPLESTEMTQDQMLNYQMMFPIGQDKSIPWNAITAYENMKAKRISELKKWKEQGPCQKELYRALYKLAKAQQRREGDIYKFYLPNCNKNGFYHSKQCETSLDGESAGCWCVYPKTGRKIPGSPEVKGDPECQQYLSSQE from the exons tgccggcGCTCCTGGGCCCTCGCCTCGCCGCCGGAGTGGCCCTGCAGCCCGTGCACTGCGCCCCGTGCACCCAGGAGAAGCTCGCCCTCTGCCCGCCCGTCGCGCCCGGCTGCCCGGAGGCTGCTCGGCAGCCCGGCTGCGGCTGCTGCCAGACCTGCGCCCTCGGGCCGGGCCAGCCGTGCGGGGTGTACACGGCCCGCTGCCGCCAAGGGCTCCGCTGTCACGTCCCTGCGGGAGAGCCCCGGCCCCTCTCCGCCCTCATCCGGGGGCACGGGACGTGCCTGCCCGCCAGCGAGGCCGGAGGGATGCGCGCGGCGGAGCTGACAG ACTCTATTGAACCTGAGGATATACCTTTAGAAAGCACTGAAATGACACAGGATCAGATGCTGAACTATCAGATGATGTTTCCCATAGGCCAGGACAAATCCATCCCCTGGAATGCCATCACTGCAtatgaaaacatgaaagcaaagaGAATATCTGAACTAAAGAAGTGGAAAGAGCAG GGACCTTGTCAGAAGGAGCTCTACAGAGCCCTGTATAAATTGGCAAAGGCTCAGCAAAGAAGAGAAGGGGACATTTACAAATTCTATTTGCCCAACTGCAACAAGAATGGATTTTACCACAGTAAACAG TGTGAGACTTCACTAGATGGAGAgtctgctgggtgctggtgtgTCTATccaaaaactggaagaaaaattccTGGATCTCCAGAAGTGAAAGGAGACCCTGAATGCCAACAATATCTCAGCTCACAAGAATAA